Proteins encoded in a region of the Zunongwangia endophytica genome:
- a CDS encoding outer membrane beta-barrel protein, with protein sequence MNKLLHYLPLTLILFISNRLLSQHEVKGRLIDDQNEPISFANVILMNAEDSTTVVKGVVSEDDGRFSIKEVSDNTYLLKVSFLGYAEYLKQIEVAGDTNLGKIEMQASNANLGEVTVTARKPRIERKIDRISFNVENSVISSLNTYDILKRTPGVIVTQGQLLVKNRPATVYINDRKVYLSSAELEQLLSGLSGENVQSVEVITTPPAKYDAEGSGAILNIVMSKNPSIGYKGSLNASNTIAVVPKYSVGTSQYYKTNNVNAFASYNFNARNIYKNDESNVTYFETDGSENSTWLGDFERDTKNYAHSLNTILDFTLSEKSKLSLSANLLFTPKNDSDLNGRTNIYDPSDNLDFLFTTNSRVENESKNLLFNADYSTSLGENGATLSAQANYIRYDDDQDQDLNTTYFDGNDDEIRNNMIFTQGVQNTDIYTGQVDISANMGSLPIETGLKYSGITSNSALDFYNKSLATQVGDLSDAFDYDENIYAAYFSTAKDLGNWSLKAGLRGEYTDITGISDQNGLVNDQDYFQLFPTFYAMRSLGESNSISLEYNRRIERPRFQSLNPFQYFINENNVKEGNPSLVPGIANKVTLNYTYKSFLFFDLYWDRVDNSPSVLSFQDNQYNILRTLNDNLDYTQQFSLDITYANYVTNWYYLYGYVSAFYMENQLYARESAAETYKIDTLSTFLNIANYFYFGSDGTFSGNINTYFLPNILAGSYKYEDPQFGLDIGLRKTFMNKKISVAINAEDLFRTMNIPLQSQYLNQDNGFYAISETRRVTFSLRYNFGNFRLNDNSRAVNAEEENRLKERQVLD encoded by the coding sequence ATGAACAAACTACTACACTACCTACCTCTTACCCTTATTCTATTTATATCTAACCGTTTATTGTCTCAGCACGAAGTAAAGGGGCGTTTAATAGATGACCAAAACGAACCTATAAGTTTTGCGAATGTAATTTTAATGAATGCTGAAGATTCAACCACTGTAGTCAAAGGTGTTGTTTCTGAAGATGATGGGCGTTTTTCTATCAAAGAAGTTTCCGATAATACCTATCTTCTAAAAGTTAGTTTTTTGGGTTATGCTGAATATTTGAAGCAGATCGAAGTTGCTGGAGATACCAATCTTGGTAAAATTGAAATGCAAGCATCTAATGCAAACTTAGGTGAAGTTACCGTAACTGCCAGAAAGCCTAGAATTGAAAGAAAGATCGACCGCATCTCTTTTAATGTAGAAAATTCAGTAATCTCGAGTTTAAACACTTACGATATTTTAAAAAGAACACCGGGTGTAATTGTTACGCAGGGGCAACTATTGGTGAAAAACCGACCGGCAACGGTGTACATCAACGATCGTAAAGTGTACCTATCTAGTGCAGAATTAGAACAATTATTATCTGGATTAAGTGGTGAAAATGTTCAATCTGTTGAGGTAATTACGACTCCGCCTGCAAAATATGATGCCGAAGGTAGCGGAGCTATTTTGAATATTGTGATGTCTAAAAATCCATCGATTGGTTATAAGGGAAGTTTAAATGCTTCCAATACTATTGCTGTCGTTCCAAAATATAGTGTCGGGACAAGCCAATATTACAAAACCAATAATGTAAATGCGTTCGCCAGTTATAATTTTAATGCAAGGAATATTTATAAGAATGATGAAAGTAATGTAACCTATTTTGAAACAGATGGTTCAGAAAACTCAACTTGGCTTGGCGATTTTGAGCGTGATACTAAAAACTATGCGCATAGCTTAAACACGATCTTAGATTTTACACTTTCAGAAAAAAGTAAATTAAGTTTAAGTGCCAATTTGTTATTTACGCCAAAAAACGATTCCGATTTAAACGGAAGAACCAATATTTACGATCCTTCAGATAACTTAGATTTTTTATTTACGACTAATAGCCGAGTAGAAAATGAATCGAAAAATTTATTGTTTAATGCAGATTACTCTACAAGTTTGGGCGAAAATGGCGCAACTTTATCTGCACAGGCAAACTACATTCGGTATGACGATGATCAGGATCAGGATCTAAACACTACTTATTTTGACGGTAATGATGATGAGATTAGAAATAATATGATTTTCACTCAGGGCGTTCAAAATACAGATATTTACACCGGGCAAGTAGATATTTCAGCAAATATGGGAAGTTTGCCAATAGAAACCGGGTTAAAATATTCTGGAATAACGTCTAATAGCGCATTAGATTTTTATAATAAAAGTTTGGCCACCCAGGTTGGCGATTTATCTGATGCTTTCGATTACGATGAAAATATTTATGCCGCTTATTTTAGTACTGCTAAAGATTTGGGAAATTGGAGTTTAAAGGCTGGTCTACGCGGAGAGTACACCGATATTACCGGAATTTCTGATCAAAACGGTTTGGTAAACGATCAGGATTACTTTCAATTGTTCCCAACCTTTTATGCCATGCGCAGCCTGGGAGAGTCTAATTCAATTAGTTTAGAGTATAACCGAAGAATTGAAAGACCAAGATTTCAGAGTTTAAATCCTTTTCAATATTTTATTAACGAGAATAATGTAAAAGAAGGAAATCCTAGCTTGGTGCCGGGAATTGCAAATAAGGTGACACTTAATTATACCTATAAAAGTTTTCTGTTTTTTGATTTGTACTGGGATCGTGTAGATAATTCACCTTCAGTTTTGTCATTTCAGGATAACCAATATAACATTTTAAGAACTTTAAATGATAATTTAGATTATACTCAGCAATTCAGCTTAGATATCACTTACGCCAATTACGTAACCAACTGGTACTATCTTTACGGATACGTTTCAGCATTTTATATGGAGAACCAGCTTTATGCACGAGAAAGCGCTGCGGAAACCTACAAAATCGACACTTTAAGTACCTTTTTGAACATCGCGAACTATTTTTACTTTGGAAGCGATGGCACTTTTAGCGGAAATATAAATACATATTTTCTTCCTAATATTTTGGCGGGTTCTTATAAATATGAAGATCCGCAATTTGGTTTAGATATCGGTTTGCGAAAAACCTTTATGAATAAGAAAATTTCAGTGGCTATAAATGCTGAAGACTTGTTTAGAACCATGAATATTCCATTACAAAGTCAGTATTTAAATCAGGACAACGGATTTTATGCGATTTCTGAAACAAGAAGAGTTACCTTCAGTTTGCGTTATAACTTCGGAAACTTCAGATTAAATGATAACAGTCGTGCGGTTAATGCTGAAGAGGAAAACCGACTTAAGGAGCGACAGGTTTTAGATTAA
- a CDS encoding ROK family transcriptional regulator — protein MSLHLKDFLIEEALIKDMSNVERKKVHQKTRIIKHMFLNGDTSNAEICSKFGISLPTSMALVNQLLEDGMVIKKGRGKSEGGRKPDLYGLKEHSFFVLSIHIERFKIKLALIDNNHSIVKEETLETQISPNSNIVDLLYDFSEEFLKVSEVDDAKIMGVGISMPGLVSSEEGKNYTYYLTEQDPASLRDKFETRFKKPVAILNDAKSASLAEFHFGLAKEKENVLVISMDWGVGLGIIMGGKIHSGVSGFAGEFGHIPMVEDGMLCHCGKRGCLETEASGLALVRKVKEGLQQGQTSVLNSLSAEALEKLEPDTIVEAANKGDQFAINSLSEIGMSLGKGIAILIQIFNPELIVLEGKIAKAKQFITTPIQQSMNIYCMMQLKEKTNIELSNLGNNSSLYGGTIAVMDSIFKDQISIIKSHLS, from the coding sequence ATGAGTCTACATTTAAAGGATTTTCTAATTGAAGAAGCTCTTATCAAAGATATGAGCAATGTTGAGCGAAAAAAAGTACATCAAAAGACTAGAATCATAAAGCACATGTTTCTAAATGGTGATACTTCTAATGCAGAAATTTGCTCAAAATTTGGCATAAGTCTCCCAACTTCTATGGCCCTTGTTAACCAACTGCTAGAGGACGGTATGGTCATTAAAAAAGGAAGAGGAAAATCTGAAGGTGGTCGTAAACCCGATCTTTACGGATTAAAAGAACATTCCTTTTTCGTATTGAGCATTCACATAGAGCGCTTTAAAATAAAATTGGCGCTTATCGATAATAACCACAGTATTGTTAAAGAGGAGACTTTAGAAACACAAATCTCTCCAAATTCTAATATTGTAGATCTACTTTATGATTTCTCAGAAGAGTTTTTAAAAGTATCAGAGGTAGATGATGCAAAAATAATGGGTGTCGGTATAAGTATGCCGGGATTGGTTTCTTCCGAAGAAGGAAAAAATTACACGTATTATTTAACCGAACAGGATCCTGCTTCCCTCCGCGATAAATTCGAAACCAGATTTAAAAAACCAGTTGCGATTCTTAACGACGCAAAGAGTGCTTCTTTAGCTGAATTTCATTTTGGATTAGCTAAAGAAAAAGAAAACGTACTGGTGATCTCTATGGATTGGGGTGTTGGACTAGGCATTATAATGGGCGGAAAAATCCACTCTGGGGTTTCCGGTTTTGCTGGTGAATTTGGGCATATCCCAATGGTAGAAGATGGTATGTTATGCCACTGCGGAAAAAGAGGCTGTTTAGAAACAGAAGCTTCTGGTTTAGCATTGGTTAGAAAAGTAAAAGAAGGACTTCAGCAAGGGCAAACTTCAGTTTTAAATAGCCTTTCTGCGGAAGCTTTAGAAAAATTAGAGCCAGATACAATTGTTGAAGCTGCCAACAAAGGCGATCAATTCGCTATAAATTCACTTTCTGAAATAGGAATGAGTTTAGGAAAAGGAATCGCAATTCTTATTCAAATTTTTAACCCTGAATTAATTGTTCTTGAAGGTAAGATCGCCAAAGCAAAACAATTTATAACCACTCCAATTCAGCAATCCATGAATATTTATTGCATGATGCAGCTGAAGGAAAAAACAAATATAGAATTATCGAATCTTGGAAATAACTCTAGCCTTTACGGTGGCACTATCGCAGTAATGGACAGTATTTTTAAAGATCAGATTTCAATTATAAAATCACATTTAAGTTAA
- a CDS encoding glycoside hydrolase family 3 N-terminal domain-containing protein, with translation MRLFSLRSVILCSIVFCGIQWSSFAQQQPEFLEYTNSKWVDSVMQQLSPNERVAQLIMVAAYSNRDSQHKNEILKLVKEQKIGGLIFFQGTAKKQVELMNDYQLVSDVPLLGAIDAEWGLGMRLDNTISFPYQMALGAIEDDTLLYKMGEEVARQVKRTGLHMNFAPVVDVNNNPNNPVINYRSFGENKIKVAEKGIAYMKGMQDQKILTTAKHFPGHGDTDTDSHKALPQINHPFTRLDTLEMYPFKKLIDAGVGGVMVAHLNIPALDSSGVPSTLSKKIISGILKEKLGFKGLIVTDAMNMKGVTTGNQPGVVDKKAIIAGNDLLEFTEDVPKAIAEVRKAINQGIISQAAIDEKCRKVLAVKQWVGLNNYEPLKTANIDKELNNSHAKYLQQKLVEKSLTVLKNDEEMIPLRRLDTLKIASISIGAEKQTEFQKSLGWYTKIDHFQIKNKATASQISALKKKLKNYNVVIAGLHDHSRFPRNVIRYSDQVLKFIAEITQDEHTIFSVFKNPYSLNKINKIEEASVLIEAYQDSELTQQKAAQLIFGGFKADGKLPVSVGKKFKAGDGLETSEKIRFSYTRPEDAGMNADFLQNGIDSLMHQAINAKAIPGGVVLVAKDEKIVFQKAYGLHKYSDTIKVKASDLYDLASVTKVSSALPALMKLHDEGKFSLEDGIDDYLPYFKNSNKAGIPFQQIFAHQARFKPWIAYWQNTLRKNGSYKWNTFKKDSSARFPIKISDNMWLHRNYKKKIYKAIKKSPLEDKAEYKYSGLAFYLLPQIVENISGEDYRTYLNENFYSKLGATTLGYKPTEDFPVTRIVPTENDFAFRHEPIHGSVHDEGAIMMGGVSANAGLFSNANDLAKLMQMYLNMGKYGGERYIEEQTFKEWTKTQFPDNNNRRAIAFDKPNLEYQGLDNNTAKDASTKSFGHTGFTGTMVWMDPAENLLFVFLSNRVLPSRENRRLYTLNTRTQMQQVLYDAIKN, from the coding sequence ATGCGACTATTTTCCCTAAGAAGTGTAATTCTTTGCTCTATTGTTTTCTGCGGAATACAATGGAGTTCCTTTGCGCAGCAACAACCTGAGTTTTTAGAATATACCAATAGTAAATGGGTAGATTCTGTGATGCAGCAATTAAGCCCCAATGAGCGGGTTGCTCAACTTATAATGGTGGCAGCCTATTCTAATCGAGATTCGCAACATAAGAATGAAATTCTAAAACTGGTTAAGGAACAGAAAATCGGGGGACTCATTTTCTTCCAGGGAACTGCAAAAAAGCAGGTAGAATTGATGAATGATTATCAATTAGTTTCAGATGTGCCATTATTAGGAGCCATTGATGCAGAGTGGGGATTGGGAATGCGACTGGATAATACCATCAGTTTCCCGTACCAAATGGCATTAGGAGCGATAGAAGATGATACGCTTTTGTATAAAATGGGAGAAGAAGTAGCGCGCCAAGTAAAACGTACAGGTTTACACATGAATTTTGCTCCTGTGGTCGACGTTAATAATAACCCGAATAATCCGGTAATTAATTATAGAAGTTTTGGCGAGAATAAAATAAAGGTTGCTGAAAAAGGTATTGCTTATATGAAAGGAATGCAAGACCAAAAGATATTGACCACAGCAAAGCATTTTCCCGGTCATGGCGACACCGATACCGATTCGCATAAAGCCTTGCCACAAATAAACCATCCCTTCACAAGGCTAGATACTTTAGAGATGTATCCTTTTAAGAAATTAATCGATGCTGGTGTTGGCGGGGTAATGGTGGCGCATTTAAATATTCCGGCGCTGGATAGTAGCGGTGTGCCTTCAACGTTATCCAAAAAGATTATCAGCGGAATTTTAAAAGAAAAATTAGGTTTTAAAGGCTTGATCGTTACCGATGCGATGAATATGAAAGGTGTAACTACCGGAAACCAACCCGGTGTTGTCGATAAAAAAGCCATTATCGCCGGAAACGATTTATTAGAATTTACCGAGGATGTGCCTAAAGCTATTGCTGAAGTTCGAAAAGCGATAAATCAGGGTATTATTTCTCAGGCAGCTATCGATGAAAAATGTCGAAAAGTACTTGCGGTAAAACAATGGGTAGGCTTAAATAATTATGAACCGCTAAAAACGGCCAATATTGATAAAGAGCTGAATAACTCGCATGCCAAATATCTTCAGCAGAAATTAGTCGAAAAATCGCTGACGGTTTTGAAGAATGACGAGGAAATGATTCCGCTTCGCAGATTAGATACTTTGAAAATAGCAAGTATTTCAATAGGAGCAGAGAAGCAAACCGAATTTCAGAAAAGTTTAGGCTGGTATACCAAAATCGATCATTTTCAGATAAAAAATAAGGCGACGGCCAGTCAGATTTCAGCATTAAAAAAGAAATTGAAGAATTATAATGTGGTCATTGCAGGACTTCACGATCATAGTCGATTTCCTCGAAATGTTATTCGGTATTCCGATCAGGTTTTAAAATTTATTGCTGAAATTACCCAAGATGAACATACTATTTTTAGTGTTTTCAAAAATCCATATTCGTTAAATAAGATCAATAAAATTGAAGAAGCTTCCGTGTTAATTGAAGCCTATCAAGATTCCGAACTAACGCAGCAAAAAGCAGCACAGCTTATTTTTGGAGGATTTAAAGCAGATGGTAAACTTCCGGTTAGTGTAGGGAAAAAATTTAAGGCCGGCGATGGTTTAGAAACTTCAGAAAAAATCAGATTTTCGTACACGAGACCAGAAGATGCCGGGATGAATGCTGATTTTCTACAAAACGGTATCGATTCTTTAATGCATCAAGCTATTAATGCAAAGGCGATTCCGGGTGGTGTCGTTTTGGTCGCGAAAGATGAAAAAATTGTATTTCAGAAAGCTTATGGTTTACATAAGTATAGCGATACCATTAAAGTTAAGGCATCAGATTTATATGATTTAGCTTCGGTAACAAAAGTTTCTTCAGCGTTACCGGCTTTAATGAAGTTGCATGACGAAGGAAAGTTTAGTTTAGAAGATGGGATTGATGACTATTTGCCGTATTTCAAAAACTCAAATAAAGCAGGAATTCCGTTTCAGCAAATATTCGCACATCAGGCGCGATTTAAACCCTGGATTGCCTATTGGCAAAATACACTACGGAAGAACGGAAGCTATAAATGGAATACGTTTAAAAAAGATTCTTCAGCACGTTTTCCTATAAAAATTAGTGACAACATGTGGCTTCATCGCAATTACAAAAAGAAAATTTATAAAGCCATTAAAAAGTCGCCACTAGAAGACAAAGCTGAATATAAATATTCTGGGCTTGCTTTTTATTTGCTTCCGCAGATCGTAGAAAATATAAGTGGTGAAGACTATAGAACGTATTTAAATGAAAATTTTTATTCCAAATTAGGAGCAACAACTTTAGGCTACAAGCCTACTGAAGATTTTCCTGTTACTAGAATTGTACCTACAGAGAACGATTTTGCATTTAGACATGAACCAATACACGGAAGTGTGCACGATGAAGGAGCCATTATGATGGGTGGAGTTTCTGCTAATGCCGGTCTTTTTTCGAATGCGAACGATTTGGCTAAGTTGATGCAGATGTATTTAAATATGGGAAAATATGGAGGAGAGCGTTATATCGAAGAGCAAACTTTTAAAGAATGGACAAAAACGCAGTTTCCAGATAATAATAATCGTCGCGCTATAGCATTTGATAAACCGAATTTAGAATATCAGGGTTTAGATAATAATACGGCAAAAGATGCGAGTACAAAAAGTTTTGGACACACGGGATTTACAGGGACAATGGTTTGGATGGATCCTGCTGAAAATCTACTTTTTGTTTTTTTATCAAACCGAGTTTTACCTTCCCGCGAGAACCGCAGATTATACACTTTAAATACGCGTACGCAAATGCAACAAGTGTTGTATGATGCTATAAAAAATTAG
- the nagB gene encoding glucosamine-6-phosphate deaminase, translating into MARLNLLEETRFEKLPVKVYKSEETASVKVAKRIAKIIKKRQEKGKNAVLGLATGATPVKVYEELIRLHKEEGLSFKNVITFNLDEYYPMQPDENQSYVKFMDENLFNHIDIPRENINIPDGTLAKEEIADFCLEYERKITEVGGLDLQVLGIGRTGHIGFNEPGSAPNSGTRLVTLDDLTRRDASRDFGGKENVPTKAITMGIGTIFKAREIILMAWSKKKASIIKKAVEGEISGSVPATYLHLNDHVEFILDADAASELTRFDTPWLVKDCSWDKAQIKKAVIWLSNEVGKPILKLTDEDYNSHGMAQLATEKGPAYNINIDVFNQLQHTITGWPGGKPKADDTQRPERAEPAKKRAIIFSPHPDDDVISMGGTFIRLVDQGHDVHVAYQTSGNTAVWDTDVLRYVEFAIDFNKSIGEDTTKLKETYNNINKFITEKRPNDIDLREIMDVKGFIRKTEAIAGARYAGLLDQNIHFMALPFYETGKKVKSPVTEEDVKITMDLLQKVQPHQIFAAGDFADPHGTHVVCFDIIIEAMNRLRKTEEWTKHCWLWMYRGAWQEFDMHDIEMAVPLSPQEVARKREAIFKHQSQKDTPVFPGDDEREFWVRAEERNSETALSYHNLGLANYEAIEAFVRWKF; encoded by the coding sequence ATGGCCAGATTAAATCTCTTAGAAGAAACACGTTTTGAGAAGCTTCCCGTTAAAGTTTATAAAAGCGAGGAAACAGCATCTGTAAAAGTTGCAAAGCGTATTGCTAAGATTATTAAAAAAAGACAGGAAAAAGGTAAAAATGCTGTTTTAGGTCTTGCTACCGGAGCTACTCCTGTAAAAGTTTACGAAGAGCTTATTCGCCTTCATAAAGAAGAAGGACTTAGCTTTAAAAACGTTATTACTTTTAATCTGGATGAGTATTATCCTATGCAGCCAGATGAGAACCAGAGCTACGTAAAGTTCATGGACGAGAATCTGTTTAATCATATTGATATTCCAAGAGAAAATATCAATATCCCAGATGGAACATTGGCTAAAGAAGAAATCGCAGATTTTTGTCTTGAATATGAAAGAAAAATTACTGAGGTTGGTGGCTTAGACCTTCAGGTTCTAGGTATTGGTAGAACAGGACACATTGGTTTTAACGAACCTGGATCTGCTCCTAATAGTGGTACCCGTTTAGTAACGCTAGACGATCTAACCAGACGTGATGCCTCTCGTGATTTTGGTGGAAAAGAAAACGTTCCTACCAAAGCCATTACCATGGGAATTGGTACCATCTTTAAAGCTCGGGAAATCATTTTAATGGCATGGAGCAAAAAGAAAGCTTCGATCATTAAAAAAGCGGTTGAAGGTGAAATTTCTGGTAGTGTACCGGCAACTTATCTTCACTTAAACGATCATGTAGAATTTATTTTGGATGCTGATGCAGCTTCAGAATTAACAAGATTCGATACGCCTTGGTTGGTAAAAGACTGTAGTTGGGATAAAGCGCAAATCAAAAAAGCTGTAATCTGGTTATCTAATGAGGTTGGAAAACCAATTTTGAAACTAACCGACGAAGATTACAATAGCCACGGAATGGCACAGCTAGCCACAGAAAAAGGGCCGGCTTACAATATCAATATCGACGTATTTAACCAGTTGCAACATACCATTACCGGTTGGCCTGGTGGAAAACCAAAAGCTGACGATACGCAACGTCCCGAGCGAGCTGAGCCTGCTAAAAAACGAGCAATTATATTCAGTCCGCATCCCGATGATGATGTAATTTCTATGGGTGGTACATTTATTAGACTTGTAGACCAGGGACACGATGTGCATGTCGCTTACCAAACTTCTGGAAATACAGCAGTGTGGGATACCGATGTTTTACGTTATGTTGAGTTTGCGATCGACTTCAATAAAAGTATAGGAGAAGACACCACTAAATTAAAGGAGACTTATAATAACATCAATAAGTTTATTACTGAAAAACGTCCAAACGATATCGACCTTCGGGAGATTATGGATGTAAAAGGATTTATACGTAAAACCGAAGCCATCGCAGGTGCACGTTATGCTGGACTTTTAGATCAGAATATTCATTTTATGGCATTACCATTCTATGAAACTGGTAAAAAAGTAAAAAGCCCGGTAACTGAAGAAGATGTGAAAATAACGATGGATTTACTTCAAAAAGTACAACCTCATCAGATTTTTGCAGCAGGAGATTTTGCCGATCCGCATGGGACACATGTGGTTTGTTTTGATATTATTATTGAAGCGATGAATCGTCTTCGTAAAACCGAAGAATGGACCAAACACTGTTGGTTATGGATGTATCGTGGTGCATGGCAAGAATTTGATATGCATGATATCGAAATGGCCGTACCGCTTTCTCCACAAGAAGTGGCAAGAAAACGTGAAGCTATATTTAAGCACCAATCACAAAAAGATACTCCGGTATTCCCTGGTGATGATGAACGCGAATTCTGGGTACGTGCAGAAGAAAGAAATAGTGAAACCGCACTCTCTTATCATAATTTAGGATTGGCTAATTACGAAGCTATAGAAGCTTTTGTTCGATGGAAATTCTAG
- the dusB gene encoding tRNA dihydrouridine synthase DusB: MSKIGDIDVGEFPLLLAPMEDVSDPPFRALCKEQGADVVYTEFISSEGLIRDAAKSVMKLDIYEKERPVGIQIFGANLESMLESVAIVEKSGPDIIDINFGCPVKKVVSKGAGAGILKDVDLMVSLTEAMVKHTNLPVTVKTRLGWDHDSIKILEVAERLQDVGCKAISIHGRTRAQMYKGEADWKPIAEVKNNPRMHIPVFGNGDVDTPEKAMEMRDKYGLDGAMIGRASIGYPWFFREVKHYFETGEHLAPPTLQERVEAARRHLQMSIDWKGEKLGVFETRRHYTNYFKGIPHFKDYRMKMVTSDDSADVFAAFDEVEREFAGYEFG; the protein is encoded by the coding sequence GTGTCGAAAATAGGAGATATAGATGTAGGAGAGTTTCCATTGTTGCTAGCACCAATGGAAGATGTGAGTGATCCACCGTTTAGAGCGTTGTGCAAAGAACAAGGCGCTGATGTGGTGTATACTGAATTTATCTCTTCTGAAGGGTTGATTAGAGATGCTGCCAAAAGTGTAATGAAACTGGATATTTACGAGAAAGAACGTCCCGTTGGCATTCAGATCTTTGGAGCAAATCTAGAATCGATGTTAGAATCTGTGGCGATCGTAGAAAAATCGGGACCAGATATTATCGATATCAACTTTGGATGTCCTGTAAAAAAAGTAGTTTCTAAAGGTGCTGGTGCCGGGATTTTAAAAGATGTAGACCTTATGGTTTCGTTAACCGAAGCTATGGTAAAACATACCAATTTACCGGTAACCGTAAAGACGCGTTTGGGTTGGGATCACGATTCGATTAAAATTCTTGAAGTTGCAGAGCGTTTACAAGATGTGGGCTGTAAAGCGATTTCTATTCACGGGCGTACCAGAGCACAGATGTATAAAGGTGAAGCCGACTGGAAACCTATTGCTGAGGTTAAAAACAATCCCCGAATGCATATTCCGGTGTTTGGAAACGGCGATGTAGATACGCCTGAAAAAGCGATGGAAATGCGTGATAAATACGGTTTGGACGGTGCGATGATAGGAAGAGCAAGTATAGGATATCCATGGTTTTTTAGAGAAGTAAAGCATTATTTTGAAACCGGAGAGCACTTAGCGCCACCCACTTTGCAAGAACGCGTAGAAGCTGCAAGGCGACATTTACAAATGTCAATTGATTGGAAGGGGGAGAAACTTGGCGTTTTTGAAACCAGAAGACATTATACAAACTACTTTAAAGGAATTCCGCATTTTAAAGATTACCGAATGAAAATGGTAACAAGCGACGATTCTGCCGATGTTTTTGCTGCTTTCGATGAGGTTGAACGCGAGTTCGCAGGTTACGAGTTTGGCTAG
- a CDS encoding ABC transporter permease, translated as MKFPLYIAKRYLFSKSSNNAINIITIIAAIGVFAGAFSLFIVLSGFSGLREFSLAFSNEFDPDLKVIPKTGKTITFSKDQEDDFSNIDGIANYTKTIEERVFLEYQEKTAWAFIKGVDERYQQVTQIDSSVDGTWFTSSEPQVVIGADISRKLNPGIFNYNHLMRLLVPKPGKGQITNPADAFNQKSVIVSGIYNINSDLNGKYIFSNINFAQSLLNLDENTYSAIEIKMTSEADEETLKEHILKFFGDNVEIRTRAQLNEVLYKMLNTENLAVYLIFTLVLIIALFNVVGSIIMVILDKKSNIKTLQSLGATPKQIKNIFFTQGMLMCTIGGGIGLIFSLLLIYLQMQFDLVMITPSLPYPVSIEISNILTVILTIGILGLFASFLAAGRSKKALEE; from the coding sequence TTGAAGTTCCCCTTATATATCGCCAAGCGTTATCTGTTTTCTAAAAGCAGTAATAATGCGATTAATATTATCACGATAATCGCTGCCATTGGTGTTTTTGCTGGGGCTTTTTCTCTATTTATCGTATTGTCGGGATTTTCGGGGTTGCGCGAGTTTAGCCTTGCCTTTTCTAACGAGTTTGATCCCGATCTAAAAGTGATTCCCAAAACAGGGAAAACGATTACATTTTCTAAAGATCAGGAGGACGATTTCAGTAATATCGACGGAATTGCCAACTACACGAAAACTATCGAAGAGCGTGTTTTCTTAGAGTATCAGGAAAAAACGGCCTGGGCTTTTATTAAGGGTGTGGATGAGCGTTACCAGCAGGTCACACAAATCGACAGTTCGGTAGATGGTACTTGGTTTACTTCTTCTGAACCTCAGGTGGTGATCGGAGCCGATATTTCGAGAAAACTAAATCCCGGAATATTCAATTATAATCACTTAATGCGCTTGTTAGTTCCTAAACCAGGTAAAGGACAAATTACAAATCCGGCAGATGCTTTTAATCAAAAAAGTGTTATCGTTAGTGGTATCTACAACATCAATTCAGATCTTAACGGGAAATATATTTTTTCTAATATCAACTTTGCACAAAGTCTATTGAACTTAGATGAAAACACCTATAGCGCTATAGAAATTAAAATGACTTCGGAAGCTGACGAAGAAACTCTAAAAGAGCATATTCTGAAGTTTTTTGGCGATAATGTTGAAATAAGAACTCGGGCACAGCTAAATGAAGTACTCTATAAAATGCTCAATACCGAGAATTTAGCGGTATACTTAATTTTTACATTAGTACTAATTATTGCACTTTTCAACGTAGTAGGTTCAATAATTATGGTGATTCTGGATAAAAAAAGCAATATAAAAACGCTGCAAAGCCTTGGAGCAACACCCAAACAAATTAAAAATATCTTCTTTACTCAGGGAATGTTGATGTGTACCATTGGCGGCGGTATCGGACTAATATTCTCACTGCTTCTTATCTACTTACAAATGCAATTCGATCTGGTAATGATCACTCCCAGCCTACCATACCCGGTAAGTATTGAAATTAGCAATATTTTAACGGTAATACTCACGATTGGAATATTAGGTTTATTCGCATCTTTTCTCGCCGCTGGAAGAAGTAAAAAAGCCTTGGAAGAATAA